A single region of the Salvia miltiorrhiza cultivar Shanhuang (shh) chromosome 8, IMPLAD_Smil_shh, whole genome shotgun sequence genome encodes:
- the LOC130997493 gene encoding dihydrolipoyl dehydrogenase 2, chloroplastic-like, translated as MHSAISLSFSSPSPITRSSAASSTAPRSLRFCGLRREAFGAGASPDASSLRLARFNSRSQHFNLNGVLAALKGNGAPSSGGFDYDLVIIGAGVGGHGAALHAVEKGLKTAIIEGDIVGGTCVNRGCVPSKALLAVSGRMRELQNEQHMKSFGLQVAAAGYDRQKVADHANNLASKIRGNLTNSMKALGVDILTGFGTILGPQKLKFGKGDSGDKIITAKDIIVATGSVPLVPKGIEVDGKTVITSDHALKLEFVPQWIAIVGSGYIGLEFSDVYTALGSEVTFVEALDQIMPGFDPEIGKLAQRVLVNPRKIDSYTGVFASKITPAKDGKPVQIELIDAKTKEPKETLEVDAALIATGRAPFTKGLGLENINVQTQRGFVPVDERMRVIDANGKLVPHLYCIGDANGKMMLAHAASAQGISVVEQVTGNDHVLNHLSIPAACFTHPEISMVGLTEPQAREKAEKEGFEVSIAKTSFKANTKALAENEGEGMAKLIYRPDNGEILGVHIFGLHAADLIHEASNAIAMGTRIQDIKFAVHAHPTLSEVLDELFKSAKVKLSASKTVAEPVPV; from the exons ATGCACTCCGCcatttctctctccttctcttctCCCTCGCCGATCACCCGATCCTCCGCCGCCTCTTCCACCGCGCCGCGCTCGCTCCGCTTCTGCGGCCTCCGGAGGGAGGCATTCGGCGCCGGCGCCTCCCCTGATGCGTCTTCCTTGCGCTTAGCTCGTTTCAATTCGCGTTCCCAGCATTTCAATTTGAATGGAGTTCTGGCGGCCTTGAAAGGCAACGGCGCGCCATCGTCTGGCGGCTTCGACTACGATCTCGTGATTATTGGAGCTGGAGTTGGCGGCCATGGCGCCGCGCTTCATGCTGTTGAGAAG GGCTTGAAAACTGCTATCATTGAAGGGGACATAGTTGGAGGAACATGTGTCAATAGAGGCTGTGTTCCTTCTAAAGCACTTCTTGCTGTCAGTGGTCGCATGCGAGAGCTTCAAAATGAACAACATATGAAATCCTTTGGTTTGCAG GTTGCAGCGGCTGGATATGACAGACAGAAAGTTGCTGATCATGCGAACAATTTGGCCTCAAAGATCAGAGGCAACTTGACCAACTCAATGAAAGCTCTTGGTGTTGATATATTGACAGGTTTTGGTACAATTTTG GGTCCACAAAAGTTGAAATTTGGGAAAGGAGATTCTGGAGATAAGATTATAACTGCAAAAGACATAATAGTTGCTACTGGTTCTGTTCCTTTAGTGCCCAAGGGAATTGAAGTTGATG GCAAGACAGTTATTACCAGTGACCATGCACTTAAATTGGAATTTGTTCCACAGTGGATAGCTATTGTTGGAAGTGGCTACATTGGGCTTGAGTTCAGTGATGTGTATACAGCACTTGGAAGTGAG GTTACTTTCGTTGAAGCTTTGGATCAAATCATGCCGGGCTTTGATCCTGAGATTGGAAAATTAGCTCAGCGAGTTCTCGTTAATCCCCGCAAGATTGATTCTTACACTGGTGTATTTGCTAGCAAG ATCACTCCTGCAAAAGATGGAAAGCCAGTACAAATAGAGCTCATTGATGCAAAGACAAAGGAACCAAAGGAAACTCTGGAG GTAGATGCTGCACTTATAGCGACTGGAAGGGCCCCATTCACTAAAGGGCTTGGTTTGGAAAAT ATTAATGTTCAAACACAACGTGGATTTGTCCCTGTTGATGAGCGCATGAGAGTTATTGATGCAAATGGGAAGTTG GTTCCTCATTTGTATTGCATTGGGGATGCTAATGGGAAAATGATGCTTGCCCATGCAGCAAGTGCACAAGGAATATCTG TTGTTGAGCAAGTTACAGGGAACGACCATGTCCTGAACCATTTAAGCATTCCAGCAGCATGTTTCACCCATCCGGAAATCAGTATGGTAGGATTGACTGAG CCTCAAGCCAGAGAAAAGGCTGAGAAGGAAGGATTTGAAGTAAGCATTGCCAAAACAAGTTTCAAAGCAAACACAAAAGCCCTTGCTGAAAATGAAGGAGAAGGAATGGCCAAG TTGATATACAGGCCTGACAATGGTGAGATCCTTGGGGTTCATATTTTTGGATTACATGCTGCAGATCTCATACATGAGGCATCTAATGCTATCGCCATGGGAACACGTATACAG GACATAAAATTTGCTGTGCATGCACATCCAACCCTGTCTGAAGTGCTGGACGAGCTCTTTAAATCAGCAAAG GTTAAACTCAGTGCCTCTAAAACAGTTGCTGAGCCAGTCCCCGTTTAG